A region of Veillonellaceae bacterium DNA encodes the following proteins:
- a CDS encoding putative DNA modification/repair radical SAM protein translates to MDIEDRLDILADAAKYDVSCSSSGSSRPNRPGGLGNAHYSGICHSWTADGRCISLLKILMTNSCIYDCEYCVNRRSNDTPRAMLTPEEIVLLTIEFYRRNYIEGLFLSSGIVKSPDYTTELLIRTAKLLREREHFNGYIHMKGIPGTDPKLLNELGRYVDRVSVNIELPSEKSLHLLAPQKTKQAIMAPMKFFRDSIRENKEERKKFKRAPSFVPAGQTTQLIVGASGESDRQILLLTQGLYRKASLKRVYYSAYVPIMKGKNLPAVKAPPLMRENRLYQADWLLRFYHFDAEEILSPEEPDFDEELDPKCCWALRHRELFPVEVNRAPYEMILRVPGIGVRSALRIMRLRRYGTLNFEDLKNIGVVMKRARYFVTINGKYSAPGSLDGIDLRNALISGKAAAEVRQMSLFGGQS, encoded by the coding sequence ATGGACATAGAAGACAGACTGGATATACTGGCAGACGCAGCGAAGTATGATGTGTCCTGCTCTTCAAGCGGCTCATCGCGGCCCAATCGGCCGGGCGGCCTGGGGAATGCCCATTACAGCGGCATCTGCCACAGCTGGACGGCGGACGGACGCTGCATTTCGCTGCTGAAGATCCTGATGACGAATTCCTGCATTTATGATTGTGAATACTGCGTGAACCGGAGGAGCAACGATACGCCGCGAGCCATGCTGACGCCCGAGGAAATCGTGCTTTTGACGATCGAGTTTTACCGCAGGAACTATATAGAAGGACTTTTTCTTTCATCCGGTATCGTGAAGTCGCCGGATTATACGACGGAGCTTTTGATTCGCACGGCGAAGCTTCTCCGCGAAAGGGAGCATTTCAATGGGTACATCCACATGAAAGGAATTCCCGGAACGGATCCGAAGCTTTTGAACGAACTTGGCCGCTATGTGGACAGGGTGAGCGTCAATATAGAGCTTCCTTCGGAAAAATCGCTCCATCTTCTGGCACCGCAGAAGACGAAGCAGGCCATCATGGCGCCGATGAAGTTTTTCCGTGACTCGATCAGGGAAAACAAGGAAGAAAGGAAGAAATTCAAGAGAGCGCCCTCCTTTGTGCCTGCCGGACAGACAACGCAGCTCATCGTGGGAGCCAGCGGGGAAAGCGACCGGCAGATTCTCCTTCTGACGCAGGGGCTGTACCGCAAGGCATCCTTGAAGAGAGTCTACTATTCAGCGTACGTTCCCATCATGAAAGGGAAGAACCTGCCTGCTGTCAAAGCGCCGCCTCTCATGAGGGAGAACAGGCTCTATCAGGCGGACTGGCTGCTCCGCTTCTATCATTTTGACGCGGAAGAAATCCTGTCTCCAGAGGAGCCTGATTTCGATGAGGAGCTTGATCCCAAGTGCTGCTGGGCGCTCCGCCACAGGGAGCTTTTCCCGGTCGAAGTGAACCGCGCGCCTTATGAAATGATACTGCGCGTGCCCGGAATCGGCGTCAGGAGTGCGCTTCGTATTATGCGCCTTCGCCGCTACGGGACGCTCAATTTTGAAGACTTGAAGAATATAGGAGTCGTGATGAAACGCGCCCGCTACTTCGTGACGATCAATGGGAAGTATTCCGCGCCGGGAAGTCTTGATGGCATCGATCTAAGGAATGCGCTCATATCGGGCAAAGCAGCCGCAGAAGTCCGCCAGATGAGTCTTTTCGGCGGGCAGTCATAG
- a CDS encoding AMP-binding protein: protein MKLSDYVIRWGKERPDHAFLSFDGKTITYGEADAFTKEKGRSLPEEVHGKVVALYLTDAASQVLWFLAAERAGAVPLLVHEYIKGERLKELFDARPIDFLLTDSETGGISVSRREDGLFCGRVKDTGITRKEGVAVLTSGSSGLSKILFRRVESWADFFPVQNKAFGVDGDSILYTQGSMAFTGNLNMLFSFMAEGAVIAGTMKVLPRTWMKEIISLHATHIYMIPSKLYPLSRMNGTSDSVKYILTGSQLMTERILTGLKKRFPKSDTVMYYGASELNYVSCIRGSKILEMPDSVGKPFPGVNVTIRDGEIFVESPYMVEDIPLPFTCHDLGYFDKDGWLHFTGRKEDVYNIKGNHISRQRVISHILMTEGIDEAELLAVPSENGLRLIAFVAGDNVPDTRTMIRKLHEKLEIWEIPHRFIRVKSIPKRSTGKTDKDALLKILEESKE from the coding sequence ATGAAATTATCCGATTATGTGATCCGCTGGGGAAAGGAAAGGCCGGACCATGCTTTTCTTTCTTTTGATGGGAAAACGATCACTTATGGAGAAGCAGATGCTTTTACAAAAGAAAAAGGGAGATCTTTGCCTGAAGAAGTGCACGGGAAGGTCGTAGCTCTCTACCTGACGGATGCGGCAAGCCAGGTGCTCTGGTTCCTTGCCGCAGAAAGAGCAGGGGCCGTTCCGCTTCTTGTCCATGAATACATCAAAGGGGAAAGGCTCAAAGAGCTCTTCGATGCGCGCCCGATTGATTTCCTTCTGACCGACAGCGAAACGGGAGGCATCTCCGTTTCAAGAAGGGAAGACGGGCTTTTCTGTGGAAGAGTCAAGGATACAGGAATCACAAGGAAAGAAGGCGTTGCCGTCCTGACTTCTGGAAGCAGCGGCCTTTCCAAAATCCTTTTCCGCCGCGTGGAAAGCTGGGCAGATTTCTTTCCCGTGCAGAACAAGGCTTTTGGTGTGGACGGGGATTCCATCCTGTATACGCAGGGATCCATGGCTTTTACGGGAAATCTCAACATGCTCTTTTCCTTCATGGCAGAAGGCGCGGTGATTGCAGGGACGATGAAAGTCCTTCCGCGCACATGGATGAAGGAAATCATATCGCTCCATGCAACGCATATTTACATGATACCTTCCAAGCTGTATCCTCTTTCAAGAATGAATGGGACATCGGACTCTGTGAAGTATATCCTGACCGGGTCCCAGCTCATGACCGAGCGGATCCTGACCGGCCTTAAAAAGCGCTTCCCAAAATCTGATACCGTCATGTACTATGGCGCATCGGAGCTGAATTATGTTTCCTGCATACGGGGAAGCAAGATCCTTGAAATGCCTGACAGCGTGGGGAAACCTTTCCCGGGCGTTAATGTCACGATCAGGGACGGAGAAATCTTTGTGGAAAGTCCGTACATGGTCGAGGATATTCCTCTTCCCTTCACCTGCCATGACCTGGGCTATTTTGACAAGGACGGATGGCTCCATTTCACAGGAAGAAAAGAAGATGTGTACAATATCAAGGGAAATCACATCAGCCGCCAGCGCGTCATTTCCCATATCCTCATGACTGAGGGGATCGATGAAGCGGAGCTTCTTGCCGTTCCATCAGAAAACGGGCTGCGCCTTATTGCCTTTGTCGCAGGGGATAATGTGCCGGATACCAGGACGATGATACGGAAACTTCATGAGAAGCTGGAAATCTGGGAGATTCCCCACCGTTTCATCCGCGTCAAATCCATTCCCAAAAGATCGACGGGAAAGACAGATAAAGATGCACTTTTGAAAATTCTTGAAGAATCAAAAGAATAA
- a CDS encoding superoxide dismutase: protein MAFELPALPYAYDALEPVIDADTMRFHHDKHHATYVANLNKALEAHPELFERSVEFLIAHLNHLPEDIRGAVRNNGGGTYNHTLFWEMMAPEGQTAFAGPVADKIKETFGSYEEFKKQFAAAAAGRFGSGWAWLVADGDKLEILSTANQDNPLTEGKRPILCLDVWEHAYYLKYQNRRVDYINEWFRIINWDFVNEQYKKSQEARHCGK from the coding sequence ATGGCTTTTGAATTACCCGCTTTACCTTATGCTTATGACGCTCTTGAACCTGTGATTGATGCAGACACCATGCGTTTCCATCATGATAAGCATCATGCAACTTACGTAGCAAACCTGAACAAGGCACTGGAAGCTCATCCGGAACTGTTTGAAAGATCCGTTGAATTCCTGATCGCTCATCTGAATCATCTGCCGGAAGACATCAGGGGCGCTGTCCGCAACAATGGCGGCGGCACATACAATCACACCCTGTTCTGGGAAATGATGGCTCCGGAAGGACAGACTGCATTTGCAGGCCCTGTTGCTGACAAGATCAAGGAAACCTTCGGATCCTATGAAGAATTCAAGAAGCAGTTTGCAGCTGCTGCCGCAGGCCGTTTCGGAAGCGGCTGGGCATGGCTCGTAGCTGATGGAGACAAGCTTGAAATTCTCTCCACTGCCAACCAGGACAACCCGCTGACAGAAGGAAAGCGACCGATTCTCTGCCTGGACGTCTGGGAACACGCTTACTACCTGAAGTATCAGAACCGCCGCGTTGATTACATCAATGAATGGTTCCGCATCATCAACTGGGACTTTGTCAATGAACAGTACAAGAAGTCTCAGGAAGCAAGACACTGCGGCAAATAA
- the glyS gene encoding glycine--tRNA ligase subunit beta: protein MSKNLLLEIGTEEMPANIMSGVVDQLRVLAENAFGENRISLKEITVYATPRRLAVLVREAADRQPDEEVKKRGPSIKAAFDEDGNPTRAAQGFARGQHIDPSELIREGEYTWAHVVNEGKKIEDILPSLFTSLITGLNFTRSMRWADEEARFIRPIRWIVALCGSEVVPMEFAHVKSGRISRGHRFLCKEDVTIESPESYKETMRKAFVIVDQDERRDMIRKGLLAKAEELGGNVWHNADLLEEINYLVEYPTPLYGRIDEEFLKLPVPAVVTPMRDHQRYYPVRNEDGSLMPYFLTVRNGGTKAIHNVQIGNERVLRARLDDAKFFFENDRKKSLEGHREDLTRINYQEGMGTMLDKADRLQKLSDFICDGWNLSADEKADAERAAYLSKSDLATGMVTEFTELQGEMGKEYALLDGEKKNVAQAIFEQYMPRFAGDILPQESIGRVLSMADKLDNLAATFLRGLIPTGSQDPFALRRQTIGAVNILTDGGIHWDIREGIRKALELLPGEKEAKETALGQIEEFFRQRIKAIMLDEGIAYDIIDAVFAGPVDDIEALFLKARAMAESQLKDETDLRQAVTRLANITKDKEGGAVDPSLFEVEYEKNLQAALDEVKAEVLPLYKEYQYGKALASLKKLTAPINDYLDNVMVMVDDEKLKANRVSQLISALDLFRAWGDFSKLV, encoded by the coding sequence ATGAGTAAGAATCTGCTTTTGGAAATCGGCACGGAAGAAATGCCGGCTAATATTATGTCCGGAGTCGTTGATCAGCTCCGCGTTCTGGCGGAAAATGCCTTCGGAGAAAATCGCATTTCCCTTAAGGAAATCACCGTTTATGCAACACCGAGAAGACTCGCAGTCCTCGTCAGGGAAGCTGCTGACCGCCAGCCTGATGAAGAAGTCAAGAAGCGCGGCCCGTCCATCAAGGCTGCTTTTGATGAAGACGGCAATCCGACAAGAGCGGCACAGGGCTTTGCAAGAGGACAGCATATCGATCCTTCCGAGCTTATCAGGGAAGGCGAATATACATGGGCTCATGTCGTCAATGAAGGCAAAAAGATCGAAGACATCCTTCCTTCTCTTTTCACTTCCCTCATTACAGGCCTGAACTTCACAAGAAGCATGCGCTGGGCTGATGAGGAAGCCCGTTTCATCCGTCCGATCCGCTGGATCGTCGCTCTCTGCGGCAGCGAAGTCGTTCCGATGGAATTTGCTCATGTCAAGAGCGGCAGAATCAGCCGCGGGCATCGTTTCCTCTGCAAGGAAGATGTCACGATTGAAAGCCCGGAATCCTACAAGGAAACCATGCGCAAGGCATTTGTCATCGTCGATCAGGATGAACGCCGCGACATGATCCGCAAGGGCCTTCTTGCCAAAGCGGAAGAACTGGGCGGCAATGTCTGGCACAATGCAGATCTTCTTGAAGAAATCAACTACCTCGTTGAATATCCAACACCTCTCTATGGCCGCATCGATGAAGAATTCCTGAAGCTTCCGGTACCGGCTGTCGTTACTCCGATGAGAGATCATCAGAGATACTATCCGGTCAGAAATGAAGACGGCTCCCTGATGCCGTACTTCCTTACCGTCAGAAACGGCGGCACAAAGGCTATCCATAACGTACAGATCGGCAATGAACGCGTTCTCCGCGCCCGCCTTGACGACGCTAAGTTCTTCTTTGAAAACGACAGGAAGAAGAGCCTGGAAGGCCATAGGGAAGACCTGACCCGCATCAACTACCAGGAAGGTATGGGCACCATGCTTGACAAGGCTGACCGCCTCCAGAAGCTGTCTGATTTCATCTGCGACGGATGGAACCTTTCCGCTGATGAAAAGGCTGATGCAGAAAGAGCTGCTTACCTTTCCAAGTCCGACCTTGCTACCGGCATGGTCACTGAATTCACTGAACTGCAGGGTGAAATGGGCAAGGAATATGCTCTCCTCGACGGCGAAAAGAAAAACGTTGCACAGGCCATTTTCGAACAGTACATGCCAAGATTTGCAGGCGATATCCTTCCGCAGGAATCCATCGGCCGCGTTCTTTCCATGGCTGACAAGCTCGACAACCTCGCTGCTACATTCCTCCGCGGCCTCATTCCGACAGGCTCCCAGGACCCGTTTGCTTTGAGAAGACAGACTATCGGCGCTGTCAACATCCTGACTGACGGCGGCATCCACTGGGATATCAGAGAAGGCATCAGAAAAGCTCTCGAGCTCCTCCCAGGCGAAAAGGAAGCCAAAGAAACAGCTCTGGGTCAGATCGAAGAATTCTTCCGCCAGAGAATCAAAGCCATCATGCTCGATGAAGGCATTGCTTACGATATCATTGACGCAGTCTTCGCAGGCCCGGTCGACGACATCGAAGCTCTCTTCCTGAAGGCAAGAGCCATGGCAGAAAGCCAGCTGAAGGATGAAACCGATCTCCGTCAGGCTGTCACAAGACTGGCAAACATCACCAAGGACAAGGAAGGCGGAGCAGTCGATCCATCCCTCTTTGAAGTAGAATACGAAAAGAACCTGCAGGCAGCACTTGATGAAGTGAAGGCTGAAGTTCTTCCGCTTTACAAGGAATACCAGTACGGAAAAGCTCTCGCTTCCCTGAAGAAACTGACAGCTCCGATCAATGATTACCTGGACAATGTCATGGTCATGGTCGATGACGAAAAACTCAAGGCCAACCGCGTTTCCCAGCTGATCTCTGCACTGGATCTCTTCCGCGCATGGGGCGATTTCAGCAAGCTCGTCTGA
- a CDS encoding biotin transporter BioY, which yields MGNNHSVRMQVMCALFTAVCAVFSQLTIPIQPVPITLGSFAALMAGGFLGKRYGFLSLVIYLLLGMAGVPVFSMMRAGVSVIAGPSGGFIVGFAVMAFIVGLVGEKLGFTFKNMLLGTVLGTAACYTMGLAWFMFLTGNGLWASMLLCMFPFLPGDITKIVLASYLISRYRKRLIGTN from the coding sequence ATGGGAAATAATCATTCTGTACGCATGCAGGTCATGTGTGCTCTCTTTACAGCAGTCTGCGCCGTATTCTCGCAGCTGACAATACCGATCCAGCCGGTGCCGATCACTCTGGGATCCTTTGCCGCTCTCATGGCAGGCGGATTCCTTGGCAAGCGCTACGGTTTCCTGAGTCTTGTCATCTACCTGCTTCTTGGCATGGCAGGTGTTCCTGTATTCTCCATGATGCGCGCAGGCGTTTCCGTCATTGCGGGACCATCTGGCGGATTCATCGTCGGCTTTGCAGTCATGGCATTCATTGTCGGCCTTGTCGGTGAAAAGCTCGGCTTCACGTTCAAGAACATGCTCCTTGGTACTGTACTTGGCACGGCAGCCTGCTATACGATGGGCCTGGCATGGTTCATGTTCCTGACCGGAAACGGACTCTGGGCTTCCATGCTTCTCTGCATGTTCCCGTTCCTGCCGGGGGATATCACAAAGATCGTTCTGGCCTCTTACCTGATCAGCAGATACCGCAAGAGACTGATCGGAACCAACTGA
- the glyQ gene encoding glycine--tRNA ligase subunit alpha — protein MTFQQIILALQRFWSKQGCVLGEPYDVEKGAGTMNPATFLRTIGPEPWNVAYVEPSRRPDDGRYGDNPNRLYQHHQFQVIMKPSPNNIQETYLESLKELGIDPEEHDIRFVEDNWESPTLGAWGIGWEVWLDGMEITQFTYFQQVGGIDEHPVAVEITYGLERIAMYIQEKDNVYDLEWTDGVTYGDVWHENEYEQSVYSYELSDHDMLFKLFDMYEKEATRVVKKGFVLPAYDYVLKCSHAFNLLDAAGAISLSERTEYIARVRNMARMCAKEWLKKRKELGFPMLKGGEGNE, from the coding sequence ATGACATTTCAGCAGATTATTCTGGCACTCCAGCGTTTCTGGTCAAAACAGGGATGCGTACTGGGAGAGCCATATGACGTGGAAAAGGGCGCAGGCACGATGAACCCTGCGACATTCCTTCGCACCATCGGACCGGAACCATGGAACGTAGCATACGTTGAACCATCCCGCCGCCCGGATGACGGAAGATACGGCGACAACCCGAACCGTCTGTACCAGCATCATCAGTTCCAGGTGATTATGAAACCGTCCCCGAACAATATCCAGGAGACCTATCTCGAATCCCTGAAGGAACTCGGCATCGATCCGGAAGAACATGATATCCGCTTCGTAGAAGACAACTGGGAATCCCCGACGCTCGGCGCATGGGGCATCGGCTGGGAAGTATGGCTCGACGGCATGGAAATCACCCAGTTCACCTATTTCCAGCAGGTCGGCGGCATTGATGAACATCCGGTAGCCGTTGAAATCACCTACGGCCTGGAACGTATTGCCATGTACATCCAGGAAAAGGACAATGTCTATGATCTGGAATGGACAGACGGCGTTACCTACGGCGACGTATGGCATGAAAACGAATACGAACAGTCCGTTTACAGCTATGAGCTTTCTGACCATGATATGCTCTTCAAGCTGTTTGACATGTATGAAAAAGAAGCAACCCGCGTAGTCAAGAAGGGGTTCGTACTTCCTGCTTACGATTATGTACTGAAATGTTCCCATGCATTCAACCTTCTGGATGCTGCCGGCGCTATTTCCCTTTCTGAAAGAACGGAATATATCGCACGCGTCAGAAACATGGCAAGAATGTGCGCCAAGGAATGGCTGAAAAAGCGCAAGGAACTGGGATTCCCCATGCTGAAGGGAGGCGAGGGAAATGAGTAA
- a CDS encoding TIGR03915 family putative DNA repair protein gives MYYYYDGTYPGFLTAVYEIYHYGTSKLEGIGPEGGEVRLFGADFIVRTNFLYAEKVAASFEKKCGKKGIRQVYRAFLSARPEKEMKIFEYMRRGFKTGKDLYSYWKEPWAREILEMGREVGNEAEKFRGILRFSELEEGMLFASINPTHNVAPILAEHFKSRLSAESWAIYDVNRQIAAVYEEGKVSIVEVEDPNLELKVSKSEEDLRQIWRNYYRHLGIEDRRNPRERMLYLPKKYWPYLTEMQDPYNVQDVSMKGLPEKKRPRNVNLNISGREFESALRSVQRKAGILEKGLPEGNKKKKDEES, from the coding sequence ATGTATTACTACTATGATGGCACATACCCGGGATTTTTGACGGCCGTCTATGAGATCTACCATTACGGGACGAGCAAACTTGAAGGAATCGGCCCGGAAGGAGGAGAGGTCCGTCTTTTCGGGGCGGATTTCATTGTGAGGACAAATTTCCTTTATGCGGAAAAAGTGGCGGCAAGTTTTGAAAAGAAGTGCGGCAAAAAAGGCATCCGCCAGGTGTACCGTGCTTTTCTTTCCGCAAGGCCGGAGAAGGAAATGAAAATTTTTGAGTACATGCGCCGCGGCTTCAAGACGGGAAAGGACCTGTATTCTTACTGGAAGGAGCCATGGGCGAGGGAAATCCTGGAAATGGGACGGGAAGTAGGAAATGAAGCGGAGAAGTTCCGCGGCATCCTCCGTTTCAGCGAGCTGGAGGAGGGGATGCTCTTTGCTTCCATCAACCCGACGCACAATGTGGCGCCTATCCTGGCAGAGCATTTCAAAAGCCGGCTTTCGGCTGAATCCTGGGCGATCTATGATGTGAACCGGCAGATTGCGGCCGTGTACGAGGAAGGCAAGGTATCGATTGTTGAGGTCGAAGATCCGAATCTGGAGCTGAAGGTCAGTAAGTCAGAGGAAGACCTCCGGCAGATCTGGCGGAATTATTACCGGCATCTTGGCATCGAGGACAGGAGAAATCCAAGAGAAAGGATGCTCTACCTTCCGAAAAAGTACTGGCCGTACCTGACGGAAATGCAGGATCCCTATAATGTACAGGATGTCAGCATGAAGGGGCTTCCTGAAAAGAAGAGGCCGAGGAATGTCAATCTGAACATATCCGGGCGCGAGTTTGAAAGCGCGCTCCGTTCTGTGCAAAGAAAAGCCGGCATCCTTGAAAAAGGACTGCCGGAAGGAAACAAGAAAAAGAAAGACGAGGAATCCTAG
- a CDS encoding MaoC family dehydratase yields MKDAVKAICRIWRPEWQGMLMGRLTYKKGNGENKAYEEIIRDGKLLRVAVRGRESGEFLELILSKPSASKEGEKRPDEAAFWKSFSADEVRAYSRELGDHNEIHYTEKPVVSGFQIFESVMEKYPSESMKISFHHPVFSGEEVYLMEKDQKIEGYTDQLCFVAVRL; encoded by the coding sequence ATGAAAGATGCAGTAAAGGCCATCTGCCGCATATGGCGCCCAGAGTGGCAGGGGATGCTGATGGGCAGGCTGACATATAAAAAAGGAAATGGAGAAAATAAAGCGTATGAGGAAATCATCCGCGATGGGAAACTTCTCCGCGTGGCCGTCCGCGGCAGGGAAAGCGGGGAATTTCTTGAACTCATCCTTTCAAAACCTTCCGCTTCCAAAGAAGGAGAGAAGCGGCCCGATGAAGCCGCCTTCTGGAAATCATTTTCCGCAGATGAAGTCAGAGCTTACAGCAGAGAGCTTGGCGACCATAATGAAATCCATTACACAGAGAAACCCGTCGTCAGCGGATTTCAGATTTTTGAATCCGTGATGGAAAAGTACCCTTCAGAGAGCATGAAAATTTCATTCCATCATCCCGTCTTCAGTGGAGAAGAAGTATACTTGATGGAGAAAGACCAGAAAATTGAAGGATACACGGATCAGTTGTGCTTTGTGGCGGTGAGATTATGA
- a CDS encoding helix-turn-helix transcriptional regulator, which translates to MKGRMLSDAIEKLSEDFPHLHWDFRPEPVSGNTEIISQWLGEPDEEVMVCAFKGNHIQERFHRQNFFFINFAYYGDYEAVSAKYDHTVPMKEGDCYVGQPYSGYALRCDSAEDIVIAGVLIQRETFLRDYLGPISSDASLVRFFLDPTTNAYSDEFIHFSLPKDSPIHHLLDLMIIEYANKKEDTQKVLKPLILSMIMYIAREYRKSHEIMDTDPLSIRLFSYMESHSDTVTLSDLAAHFGYHPVYISRLLPKLFGKNFSSLLLDIRMKKAKILLDHTDLTIEKIAAVLGYSNSSNFYKSFRHYYGKSPRSLS; encoded by the coding sequence ATGAAAGGACGCATGCTTTCGGATGCGATAGAAAAGCTGTCCGAGGATTTTCCGCATCTTCACTGGGATTTCCGCCCCGAACCAGTCAGCGGGAACACGGAAATCATTTCGCAGTGGCTCGGTGAGCCTGATGAAGAAGTCATGGTCTGCGCGTTCAAGGGGAATCACATCCAGGAACGGTTTCACCGGCAGAACTTCTTCTTTATCAATTTTGCCTACTACGGTGATTACGAAGCCGTTTCTGCCAAGTATGACCACACGGTTCCCATGAAGGAAGGCGACTGCTATGTCGGACAGCCCTACAGCGGATATGCGCTCAGGTGTGACAGCGCGGAAGATATTGTGATTGCAGGCGTCCTCATCCAGAGGGAGACGTTCCTTCGCGATTACCTGGGCCCGATTTCATCAGATGCTTCTCTCGTCCGGTTTTTCCTGGATCCGACGACCAATGCATACTCCGATGAATTCATTCATTTTTCCCTGCCAAAGGATTCTCCGATCCATCATCTTCTGGATCTTATGATCATTGAATATGCAAATAAGAAGGAAGATACGCAGAAGGTGCTGAAGCCGCTGATCCTTTCGATGATCATGTACATTGCAAGAGAATACAGGAAGTCTCATGAAATCATGGATACGGATCCTCTTTCCATCCGTCTTTTCTCTTATATGGAGTCTCATTCGGATACCGTCACACTTTCAGACCTTGCCGCGCATTTCGGCTATCATCCCGTTTATATTTCCCGCCTTCTTCCCAAACTGTTCGGAAAAAACTTCTCCTCGCTCCTCCTGGACATACGAATGAAGAAAGCGAAGATTCTCCTTGACCACACGGATCTGACCATAGAAAAAATTGCTGCCGTCCTTGGTTATAGCAACAGCAGCAATTTCTACAAATCCTTCCGTCATTATTACGGGAAATCACCGCGTTCTCTCAGCTAG
- a CDS encoding thiolase family protein: MINRKVYILGGLRSHIGIRYGIFKSVRPEVLGGRVAAELCRRYSVVPDLCICGNAVGPGGNIGRLLLLEGGFPERVTAFTLDLQCASGLAAIDMAAGRIAAGQCDVVLAGGAESASLQPKRIYADHDERAKLRNPEFTAAQFMPGEFGDDVMLLGAERAAKAAGITREEADEAALRSQMLAKEASENGIFRDVILPLFGSTRDEAIRPRMSQKLLARAPRVTDFPAGILTAANSCTMNDGAAFLLLVSEAWADEHEVTPAFEIADTRLIGSDPKVPPLAADAAVSEMLADNQLTYEDIDAFEYNEAFAVISAHFMKKHPEVAGRLNQAGGALAYGHPYGASGAEIMIHLMEILREKEGRLGAAAIPAAGGVGETILVKRTEAEE; this comes from the coding sequence ATGATAAACAGGAAGGTATATATATTAGGAGGACTCCGGTCGCATATCGGAATCCGGTATGGGATTTTCAAGTCAGTAAGGCCCGAAGTGCTGGGCGGTCGTGTGGCCGCCGAACTTTGCAGAAGGTACAGCGTCGTGCCGGACCTTTGCATTTGCGGAAATGCAGTGGGACCCGGAGGAAATATCGGAAGACTGCTCCTTTTGGAGGGAGGTTTCCCTGAAAGGGTGACTGCTTTTACGCTTGATCTACAGTGCGCGTCCGGCCTTGCCGCCATCGATATGGCCGCAGGCAGGATTGCTGCAGGGCAGTGCGATGTCGTCCTGGCGGGCGGCGCAGAAAGCGCATCCCTCCAGCCGAAAAGAATATATGCCGATCATGATGAAAGGGCGAAGCTTAGGAATCCGGAATTTACAGCAGCGCAGTTTATGCCGGGAGAATTCGGGGATGATGTCATGCTTCTTGGGGCAGAACGTGCTGCCAAAGCGGCAGGCATTACGAGGGAAGAAGCGGATGAAGCGGCGCTTAGAAGCCAGATGCTTGCCAAAGAAGCATCTGAAAATGGAATATTCCGGGATGTCATCCTGCCTCTCTTTGGAAGTACAAGGGATGAAGCCATCCGGCCCAGGATGAGCCAGAAGCTTCTGGCTAGGGCGCCGCGCGTGACGGATTTCCCGGCTGGGATTCTGACGGCCGCCAATTCCTGCACAATGAATGACGGAGCCGCTTTCCTTCTTCTTGTTTCTGAAGCATGGGCGGATGAACATGAAGTCACGCCTGCTTTTGAAATCGCAGATACGAGGCTCATCGGCAGTGATCCCAAGGTGCCGCCCCTTGCGGCGGATGCGGCAGTATCGGAAATGCTTGCGGACAATCAGCTCACTTACGAGGATATCGATGCTTTCGAGTATAATGAAGCGTTTGCCGTCATCAGCGCGCATTTCATGAAAAAGCATCCTGAGGTGGCCGGACGTCTCAATCAGGCAGGAGGCGCTCTTGCCTACGGGCATCCTTATGGCGCATCCGGCGCTGAGATCATGATCCATCTGATGGAAATCCTCCGGGAGAAGGAAGGGCGTCTTGGCGCGGCTGCCATTCCCGCTGCCGGCGGTGTCGGTGAAACCATCCTTGTAAAGCGTACGGAGGCGGAAGAATGA